One window of Fusobacterium sp. SYSU M8D902 genomic DNA carries:
- a CDS encoding glycyl radical enzyme domain-containing protein, which yields IFDQTYNNNIEAILDIIKGAFANEMRFFSLYGSDSDVVRVTGYLVKKSEMAKLDRGEQVLRDTTILGKGARDNAKALERRLRYGK from the coding sequence ATCTTTGATCAAACATACAACAACAATATTGAAGCTATCTTGGATATAATAAAGGGAGCTTTTGCCAATGAGATGAGATTCTTCTCTCTATATGGTTCTGATAGTGATGTAGTTAGAGTCACAGGATATTTAGTTAAAAAATCTGAAATGGCAAAATTAGATAGAGGAGAGCAGGTACTTAGAGATACTACCATACTTGGTAAGGGTGCTAGAGATAATGCTAAAGCTTTAGAAAGAAGATTGAGATATGGAAAGTAA
- a CDS encoding YjjW family glycine radical enzyme activase: MESNLAAPLNKIIKFSNVDGPGNRMSIFFQGCNFNCLYCHNPETISMCNSCGACLNVCPTKSLSFDENGLVIWNKETCVNCDLCIKFCKNSSSPKIELVDVQYLLKEIKRVKPFIKGITVSGGECTLQYKFLTELFKEVKSIFPDLTCFVDTNGSLDLSEKKYEKFVEITDAFMLDIKAWKKEEHLNLVAFENTNPLKNIEFLKEIGKLYEVRSVIVPNLLDCKNLVKNVATILSGTDIRYKIIKYRPIGVREKNINNLVVPSDEFIETLKNSIVDFKINSITI; the protein is encoded by the coding sequence ATGGAAAGTAATCTAGCAGCTCCATTAAATAAGATTATAAAATTTTCAAATGTTGATGGTCCAGGCAATAGAATGTCAATATTTTTTCAAGGTTGCAATTTTAACTGTCTTTACTGTCATAATCCAGAAACAATAAGTATGTGTAACTCTTGTGGTGCGTGTTTAAATGTCTGTCCTACTAAATCCCTCTCTTTTGATGAGAATGGACTTGTTATCTGGAATAAAGAAACTTGTGTTAACTGTGATCTATGTATTAAATTTTGTAAAAACTCCTCTTCTCCAAAAATAGAGCTAGTTGATGTACAATATCTTCTCAAGGAGATCAAAAGAGTAAAGCCATTTATTAAAGGTATCACAGTTAGTGGTGGGGAGTGTACTTTACAATATAAATTTCTTACTGAACTTTTTAAAGAGGTTAAATCTATTTTTCCTGATCTCACTTGCTTTGTTGATACAAATGGAAGCCTAGATCTCTCTGAAAAAAAGTATGAGAAATTTGTAGAGATTACAGATGCATTTATGCTTGATATTAAAGCTTGGAAGAAAGAGGAGCATCTAAATTTAGTAGCTTTTGAAAATACTAATCCTCTTAAAAATATAGAGTTTTTAAAAGAAATTGGAAAGCTATATGAAGTACGAAGTGTCATTGTTCCTAATCTATTAGATTGTAAAAATTTAGTTAAAAATGTTGCAACTATACTCTCAGGAACGGATATTAGATATAAGATAATTAAATATAGACCTATTGGAGTAAGAGAAAAAAATATCAATAATCTAGTAGTTCCATCTGACGAGTTTATTGAAACTCTTAAAAATTCAATAGTTGATTTTAAAATAAATAGTATCACTATCTAA